CCTGCACGCGCAGGAGATCACCGAGTTCCGCATCGGCCTTCTGGGCGGCGAGAACGCCCAGGACCGCATGGCGTCGAACGAATGCCTGCGCGGCTATGCCGAAGAGGCGCTTGGCGTGCCGGTCCGCCTGTTCACCCCTGCCGATTACAACGGCGTCATCCAGGGCCTGTTGGGCGGGTCGCTGGACATGGCCTGGCTGGGCGCCTCGGCCTATGCCGCCGTCTACGTGGCCGATGAGAACGCCATCGAGCCGGTGCTGGTCAAGACCAACCTGGACGGCAGCTACACCTATCACTCCATCGGCTTCGCGCGCGCCGACAGCGGCATCACCTCGGTCGCCGACATGGAGGGCAAGTCCTTCGCCTTCGCCGACCCGAACTCGACCTCGGGCTTCCTGATCCCCAATGTCGAACTGCCCGCCGAGGGCTATTCGATGGCCGAGGGCGAGTATTTCAGCCGCATCGGCTTCTCGGGCGGTCACGAGCAGTCGATCATCGCGGTCGTCAACGGCGACTATGACGCGGGCGTCACCTGGGCCGACGGCCAGGGCGCATGGGAAGACGGCTACAACTCGGGCGCGCTGCGCAAGGCCGCCGACAGTGGCATCGTCGACATGAACG
Above is a window of Paracoccus liaowanqingii DNA encoding:
- the phnD gene encoding phosphonate ABC transporter substrate-binding protein encodes the protein MTRLMTLLATAAAFATPLHAQEITEFRIGLLGGENAQDRMASNECLRGYAEEALGVPVRLFTPADYNGVIQGLLGGSLDMAWLGASAYAAVYVADENAIEPVLVKTNLDGSYTYHSIGFARADSGITSVADMEGKSFAFADPNSTSGFLIPNVELPAEGYSMAEGEYFSRIGFSGGHEQSIIAVVNGDYDAGVTWADGQGAWEDGYNSGALRKAADSGIVDMNDIVEIWKSSPIPEGPVVLRQALPDDVKQTMIDLVAGLHEADPDCAYGVAAGETAGFTPVTHEEYQTIIDIRRAEMN